In the Spirochaetota bacterium genome, one interval contains:
- a CDS encoding antibiotic biosynthesis monooxygenase codes for MITLIAKLKVKEGKMDEAKAILKEIVPKLKEAEPGCLEYIPHTVRGEENAILFYEKYRDKDALKIHMDNMGKTMEKLFPLLEPGMDVKTCYEFV; via the coding sequence ATGATAACGCTTATCGCAAAGCTGAAGGTGAAAGAAGGGAAAATGGATGAGGCCAAGGCCATCCTAAAAGAAATCGTCCCGAAATTAAAGGAAGCCGAGCCGGGGTGCCTCGAATACATTCCCCACACGGTCCGCGGCGAAGAGAACGCCATACTCTTTTACGAAAAATACAGGGACAAGGACGCCCTGAAAATCCATATGGATAATATGGGAAAGACCATGGAAAAACTGTTCCCCCTGCTGGAGCCGGGCATGGATGTAAAGACATGCTATGAGTTTGTTTGA